The following is a genomic window from Gemmatimonadaceae bacterium.
AAATGCCCGCGTTGCCAGAGCATGCGGCGTCCGCATCACGTCTGTGAAGAGTGCGGATACTACGACGGTGAACAGCGAGTAGCCGCCAGGGAAGCGTAGACTTGGCGCGGATCGCGTTGGACGCCATGGGGGGCGATTTCGCACCCCGGGCAACTATCGCAGGAGCGCTTCAGGCACTCGATGAGCGGCAGGACGGTCAGACTGTGCAGCTCGTGGGGCAGACGACAGTCATCGAAAAGCAGCTCGCCGAGCTTCTCAGCGGCGAGCTTGCGCATTGTGCGCATGTCCGCGGCCACATCGAGATCGTCGAAGCTCCCGACAACATCGAGATGGCGGAGAAACCGACCGCCGCTCTGCGCAGGAAACCGAACAATCCGATGGCGGTCGGCATCAAGCTCCAGGTTGACGGCCGGTCCGACGCGTTCGTTTCCGCCGGCAACACGGGCGCACAGATGGCGGTCTCCGCCGTGCTGCTCGGCCTCCACCCGGGGCTCAAGCGGCCGCCGGTCTCGACCATCCTGCCGACGTCGCGTGAGCCGATCGTATTTCTCGATTCCGGCGCCAACGTGGATTGCTCTGCCGCCGAACTGGTGCAGTTCGCGTGGCTTGGTGCGATCTACGCTGAATGCGCATTCGGCCGCCCGAATCCGGCCGTTGGCCTTCTCAGCATCGGTGAGGAGGAGTCGAAGGGCAACGCCGTATCCAAGGACGCATACCCACTCTTCCGCGATGCCGGCTTCAATTTCCAGGGAAACATCGAGGGACGAGACCTTCCCGCTGGGGCGAGCCACCGCGGACCGCTCGACGTCGTCGTCTGTGACGGATTCACCGGCAACATCGTGCTCAAGTTCTACGAAGGCGTAATTCCAATGATCCTCGAGATAATGGAGCGCGATGCGGAGATCGACATGCCGCGCGTAAGAAAGTCCCTCGGCGCGCTCGATTCGTCGTTATACGGCGGAGCTCCTCTGCTCGGCGTGCGCGGAGTGAGCATGATCTGTCACGGAAACTCGACGCCGCGCGCCATCAAGAACGCAATCGGCGCGGCGGTGCGGGCGGTGGAGACGAGAATGAACGAGCGCATCGGCGAGAAACTGGCCGCGGTCGAGTCAATGGCGGGCGAGACGAGGACGGCATCATGAAGAGACCAATCGCTGCGGTGATGGCGACAGGCCGCGGGATTCCCGGGCACGTGATGACGAATTATGACTTCGCGGCCATCGGGATCGAGACGTCGCACGAGTGGATCGTCGAGCGCTCGGGGATCGTCGAGCGCCATATCGCGAAGGAAGGTGATACTACCTGCTCCATGGCGGCGACGGCCGCCCGGAAGGCGATGGAGCGGGCGGGCGTTCATCCGGGTCAGCTCGACGCCATCGTGCTCAGCACGGCTACTCCCGACCGGTTGCTGCCGGCGACGGCGGTGGACCTGCAGGCGGCGCTCGGCGCATCGCGCGCGGCGGCATTCGACATCGGTGCTGCGTGCTCGGGATGGCTGTACGGCATGACGGTGGCGGAAGGGTTGATCGCCTCGGGCGTCGCCGAGACGATTCTCGTCGTCGCGTCGGAGAAGATGAGCTCGATCGTGGACTGGAAGGACCGCGCAACGTGTGTTCTGTTCGGCGACGGAGCGGGCGCCGTGATTCTTCAGCGCTCGCGCACCGGCAGAGGAATTCTTTCCGCGTTCCTGCGGAGCGACGGGAAGCTGGCGGACCTGCTCTATCGTCCGAGCGGCGGCGCGACGATCCCGATGAGCCCGGAGGTTCTCGCCGAGCGCAGCTACCTCGTGCGAATGGCCGGCCGCGAAGTGTTCAAGCATGCGGTGCGGTCCATGTCGGAAGCCGCCGATCGCGCGCTCGACGCGGCGCGCCTGACCAGTGCGGACATAGATCTGTTGATACCGCACCAGGCCAACGTCAGGATAATCGAGGCCACGGCCAAGCATTCCAATATTCCGATGGACAAGGTCTACGTGAACGTTGACCGCTACGGGAACACGTCTTCCGCCTCGATTCCCATCGCCATTGATGAGGCCGTCGAAAAGGGAATAATCAATGAAGGCTCGACGGTTCTGCTCGTCGCGTTTGGCGCCGGTTTCACCTGGGCGTCCATGATCATCCGCTTCTAGCACGTGGACGTCGTGCTGCTGTTCCCCGGCCAGGGCTCGCAGAAGCCGGGGATGGGGAAGGATCTCGCCGATGCATTTCCCGGGGCGCGCCGCGTTTTCGAGGAAGTGGACGAGGCGATCGGCATGTCGCTGAGCACGTTGTGCTTCGAAGGACCGGCCGACGACCTGACCGCGACGCTCAACGCGCAGCCCGCGCTGCTCGCGCACGGAGCAGCGGTGTGGTCCATCGTGAAAGCGAGACTTGGCGCTTCCGTCCGTGCGGCCGCCGGCCACTCTCTCGGGGAGCATACTGCATATCACGCCGCAGGCTCGACAACGCTCGCCGATGCTGCGCGGCTGGTGAGACGCCGCGGGCAGTTGATGTACGAGACCGGAGTGACGCGTCCGGGCGCAATGGCCGCCGTTCTCGGCAAGCTCGACGACTCGATCGAATCGCTCTGCGAGCTCGCCACGCGGAGCGCCGGCCTCGTCGTGCCGGCAAATTACAACACCGCGGAGCAGATCGTGGTGTCGGGCGAGGTCGCCGGAGTAGAGAAGCTGATGGGGCTGGCAATGCTGAACGGAGCCAGGCGAGCAGTGCGGCTGCCGGTGAGCGGGGCATTCCATTCGCCGCTCATGGAGCCGGCGGTTGCCGGATTCAGCGAAGCCGTCGCGGCTACCGAGTTCGGCGAGCCGGCATTTCCGGTCTATTCGAACGTTACCGAGGAGCCTTCGTCATCGGCGGCCGACGCGCGCGACCTACTGGTACGCCAGCTCACGTCGCCAGTTCGCTGGACCGGTGAGATCACGCGCATGGCGGCATTGTATCCCGATGCGCTGTACGTTGAGATGGGGCCTGGCAACGTTCTCACCGGCCTCCTGACTCGCATCGTGCCGTCAGCGAGGGGCCTGGCTTGCGGGACGACCGCCGAAATCGAGAAACTCTTCAACCAGCTGGCGGCATGAACATAGACCTGACAGGAAAGACGGCCGTAGTCACCGGGAGCACGCGTGGAATCGGGCGTGCGGTTGCCACTGCGTTGGCGGCGAGCGGAGCGCGCGTCGCCGTAGTGGGACGCGATCGTGAAAAAGCCGCCGTCGTTGCCGCGGAGATTGGGAAAGGCGCCGCGGCGTTCGCGTGCGACGTCAGCGACACTGCATCCGTCGCCACGCTGATCTCGGACGTGGAGAAGGAATTCGGCGGCATTGACATCCTCGTCAACAACGCCGGTCTCACACGCGACAATCTGGTCATGCGGCTCAAGGACGAAGACTGGGACGTTGTCCTCAACACTAATCTTCGCGGCGCCTTCGCCGCTATTCGCGCCGTGTCGCGCGGCATGATGAAGAAGCGCTCAGGACGCATCATCAACATGGCGAGCGTTGTCGGGCTCAACGGCAACAAGGGGCAGGCAAACTACGCGGCGAGCAAGGCCGGTCTCATCGCGCTCACCAAGTCGGTCGCGAAGGAGCTCGGATCGCGGAACATCCTCGTCAACGCGATCGCTCCCGGGTTCATCGAGACCGAGATGACGGCGGCGATGACTCCCGAGGCGCGCAGCGCGCTCAACGGGCTGATTCCGCTCGAGCGCCTCGGCCGCCCGGAGGACGTTGCTGCGGCAGTAGTGTTCCTGGCTTCGGATCACGCGTCCTACATCACCGGCCAGGTGATCGTCGTGGACGGCGGCATGGTGATGTAAACCCGGCCGCAACAGAGGGCACGTAACTTTCTGGCATCACATCGGTTAACTATATTTCCCCAACTCACCACAGACACGAGGACAACATCATGGCCGATAACTCGGAGAAGGTTAAGGACATCATCGAGAAAGAGCTCGGAGTAGAGCGCGAGAAGCTCACCAACGAGGCGAGCTTCATCGAGGACCTGGGCGCCGACAGCCTTGATATCGTCGAGCTGGTCATGGAGTTCGAGAAGGAGTTCAACATCGACATCCCGGACGAGGACGCGGAAAAGCTCCGCACTGTCGGTGACGCTCTCGGCTATCTCAACAGCAAGATTCCCGCGTAATGAAGCGAAGGGTCGTCGTCACGGGGATGGGAGCCGTGACGCCTGTCGGCAACGACGTGGCGACGATGTGGCGCTCTCTCATCGAGGGGCGCTCGGGTGCCGCACCGATCACGCATTTCGACGCAAGCACCTTCGACGTCCGCTTTGCCTGCGAGGTGAAGGGATTCGATGCCCTTCAGTATATGGACAAGAAGGAAGCGAAGCGAGCCGATCAGTTCTCTCAGTACGCTGTCGCCGCCTCGAAGCAGGCGATGGACGATGCTGGATTCGGCGACGGGACCGGATACGACCCCTTCAACACCGGTGTCATCATCGGCAGCGGCATCGGCGGCCTCAAGATCTTCGAGGAGCAGCACGACGTCTACCGTCAGCGCGGCCCGAGCAAGATCTCTCCCTTCTTCATCCCGATGTTCATCTCCGACATTGCCGCCGGAATCGTGTCCATGCAATGGGGCGCGAAGGGTCCCAACTACGCGACGGTATCCGCGTGCGCAACGAGCGCTCACGCGATCGGTGATGCATACCGGACGATCCAGTACGGCGACGCCGACGTGATGATCACGGGCGGAGCGGAAGCGACAGTGACGCCGATGGCCGTGGGTGGATTCTCCAACATGAAGGCGCTATCCGAGCGGAACGATTCGCCGGAGACTGCGTCGCGGCCGTTCGATGCGACCCGCGATGGCTTCGTGATGGGTGAAGGCGGCGCTGTTCTGATCCTCGAGGAACTGGAGCACGCGCGGAAGCGCGGCGCGAACATCTACTCCGAGATCGTCGGGTATGGCGCGACCGGAGACGCGTATCACCTGACGGCTCCCGCGCCGCAGGGAGAAGGCGCTCAGCGGGCCATGAAGCGCGCGCTAAAGGATGCCTGCCTTACACCGGCCGACGTGCAGTACATCAACGCGCACGGCACGTCCACGCCAGCCAACGATCTCAACGAATCGCTCGCCATTAAGGCGGTGTTCGGCGAGCATGCGGCGGGCGTGAGCGTCAGCTCGACAAAATCGGCGACCGGACACATGCTCGGCGCGGCGGGAGCAGTCGAGCTGGTCATCAGTACGCTCGCGATCAAACACGGCCTCATCCCGCCGACGATCAACTATCAGACGCCGGACCCAGAGTGTGACCTCGACTACACGCCGAACAAGGCGGTAGGGAGGGACATCACGGCCGTGCTGAGCAACAGCTTCGGCTTCGGCGGCCACAACACGACGCTCGCGGTCCAGCGGTACACGGACTGACGCGATGCGCGCTCCAGGCGGACCGCCTGATCGCACAACCTCGCGACACCCGATGATTCGCACTGGCATCGGCTACGACTCTCACCGCTTCGCCGCGGGTGGTCGAATGCTGCTCGGCGGAGTCGAGGTCGCGAGCGATATGCACCTCGCCGCGCATTCCGACGGCGATGCCGTCGCGCACGCGGTCACCGACGCGATACTGGGCGCTGCCGCGGTCGGAGACATCGGAAGCATGTTCCCCGACACCGATTCCGCGAACAAGGGCCGCGATTCGATGGAGATGCTCGCGGCTGCGGTCGGCCGCCTTCGCGCAATCGGGTTCGCGGTATCCAATGTGGATGTCACGGTCGTCACCGAGAAGCCAAAGATCGCGCAGTACCGGGAGCGCATGCGGGAATCGCTCGCCACGACGCTTGGCGTTGACGCGGCCGCCGTGGGACTCAAGGGCAAGACGAATGAAGGGATGGGGTGGATCGGACGCGGCGAGGGCCTCGCTTGCATGGCGGTTGCAACGATCGTCTCGATTGACGACGCGGGTGCGGATTGAACGTAGAAGCGGTCATCAACTGGCTGAGCGGGCTCCCGATCGCGGCGCTCTACCTGGCCATCGGCGTGATCTCCGCCGTCGAGAACATCTTTCCGCCGTTTCCCGCGGACGCTGTCGTCGCATTCGGCAGCTTTCTCGCCGCGCGGGGCAAGGCGTCCCCGTACACGACGTTTCTCGTATCGTGGATCGGAAACCTCGCCGGAGCCTCGCTGATGTATTATGTCGGCCGCCGCTATGGGTCGAGCGCATTCATGTCGCGGCTGGAGCGGTGGGCAGGGAAGGGTGCGGAACAGAGACTCATGGCACTCTACGGAAGGTTCGGGCTTCCCGCGCTGTTCATCAGCAGATTTCTGCCGGCAGTGCGCGCGGTGGTGCCTCCCTTCGCCGGAGCGATGAGGCTGCCGGCGCTACCGGTCGCCCTCGCTGTCGCCACGGCATCAGGGATCTGGTTCGCGTTCATCACTTTCATCGCATTCCGGGCCGGATCCAACTGGGACGCGCTGCATGCGACGATCGTTCGCTCGGGCAAGATCATCGGACTCTCTGCCGTGGCGCTCGTGCTGATCGTCGCGGCGATCGTCTACATGCGACGAAACAGGACCCGGACATGAAGCCGTGCGCGCACTGAGTGTCCCGGACGAGATATCGCGGCCTTTCCAGCTTGAGAGGTTCCAGGACTATCTGTCGGTGGAAAAAGGCGCGTCTCCCCGGACGAACGAAGCGTACCTGAGAGATGTCGCGCGCTTCGCGACGTTCTGCGTCGTCAAGGGCGCTCCGTCGCCCGCCGCCGCGAGCGCAAAGATTCTCAGGGAGTACGTCTATCAGCTCAAGGATCTCGGGCTCTCGCCGTCGTCCATCCGGCGAAATGTTTCCGCGGTGCGCAGCTATTTCCGGTTCATGGTCGCCGAAGGCGAACTCGTCCGCGATCCCAGCGAGAGGCTAGAAGCGCCGAAGCGCTGGAGAACACTTCCCGAAGTGCTGACGGTGGACGAGGCGACGAAGCTTCTTGCCGCTCCATCGCTCGACGAGCCACTCGTGTTCCGCGACCGCGCGATGCTGGAGCTCGCGTACGGAGCGGGCCTGCGCGTCTCGGAATGGATCTCGCTCTCCATAAAGGACGTTCTCATGGACGAGCACCTGCTGCGCGTCTTCGGCAAGGGATCGAAGGAGCGTCTGGTTCCGATTGGCAGAGGAGCGATAGGTGCCGTCGCGATCTATCTGCGCGAGCTCAGGCCCAGACTCGAGCGTGGACAGGGGAAGGGAATCCTCTTCCTCAACGCCCGCGGAGAGCCATTGTCGCGCATGGGGGCGTGGAAGATCCTCCGCAAGTATGTGCAGATGGCGGGAATCACCAAGCCGGTCTCTCCGCACACGCTCCGCCATACGTTCGCCACGCATCTGCTCGAGGGCGGCGCGGACCTGAGAGCCGTGCAGGAGATGCTCGGCCATTCA
Proteins encoded in this region:
- the rpmF gene encoding 50S ribosomal protein L32 — encoded protein: MAVPKRRTSKRKKRARNTHKTAPAIAIQKCPRCQSMRRPHHVCEECGYYDGEQRVAAREA
- the plsX gene encoding phosphate acyltransferase PlsX — encoded protein: MARIALDAMGGDFAPRATIAGALQALDERQDGQTVQLVGQTTVIEKQLAELLSGELAHCAHVRGHIEIVEAPDNIEMAEKPTAALRRKPNNPMAVGIKLQVDGRSDAFVSAGNTGAQMAVSAVLLGLHPGLKRPPVSTILPTSREPIVFLDSGANVDCSAAELVQFAWLGAIYAECAFGRPNPAVGLLSIGEEESKGNAVSKDAYPLFRDAGFNFQGNIEGRDLPAGASHRGPLDVVVCDGFTGNIVLKFYEGVIPMILEIMERDAEIDMPRVRKSLGALDSSLYGGAPLLGVRGVSMICHGNSTPRAIKNAIGAAVRAVETRMNERIGEKLAAVESMAGETRTAS
- a CDS encoding beta-ketoacyl-ACP synthase III gives rise to the protein MKRPIAAVMATGRGIPGHVMTNYDFAAIGIETSHEWIVERSGIVERHIAKEGDTTCSMAATAARKAMERAGVHPGQLDAIVLSTATPDRLLPATAVDLQAALGASRAAAFDIGAACSGWLYGMTVAEGLIASGVAETILVVASEKMSSIVDWKDRATCVLFGDGAGAVILQRSRTGRGILSAFLRSDGKLADLLYRPSGGATIPMSPEVLAERSYLVRMAGREVFKHAVRSMSEAADRALDAARLTSADIDLLIPHQANVRIIEATAKHSNIPMDKVYVNVDRYGNTSSASIPIAIDEAVEKGIINEGSTVLLVAFGAGFTWASMIIRF
- the fabD gene encoding ACP S-malonyltransferase, translating into MLLFPGQGSQKPGMGKDLADAFPGARRVFEEVDEAIGMSLSTLCFEGPADDLTATLNAQPALLAHGAAVWSIVKARLGASVRAAAGHSLGEHTAYHAAGSTTLADAARLVRRRGQLMYETGVTRPGAMAAVLGKLDDSIESLCELATRSAGLVVPANYNTAEQIVVSGEVAGVEKLMGLAMLNGARRAVRLPVSGAFHSPLMEPAVAGFSEAVAATEFGEPAFPVYSNVTEEPSSSAADARDLLVRQLTSPVRWTGEITRMAALYPDALYVEMGPGNVLTGLLTRIVPSARGLACGTTAEIEKLFNQLAA
- the fabG gene encoding 3-oxoacyl-[acyl-carrier-protein] reductase translates to MNIDLTGKTAVVTGSTRGIGRAVATALAASGARVAVVGRDREKAAVVAAEIGKGAAAFACDVSDTASVATLISDVEKEFGGIDILVNNAGLTRDNLVMRLKDEDWDVVLNTNLRGAFAAIRAVSRGMMKKRSGRIINMASVVGLNGNKGQANYAASKAGLIALTKSVAKELGSRNILVNAIAPGFIETEMTAAMTPEARSALNGLIPLERLGRPEDVAAAVVFLASDHASYITGQVIVVDGGMVM
- a CDS encoding acyl carrier protein; its protein translation is MADNSEKVKDIIEKELGVEREKLTNEASFIEDLGADSLDIVELVMEFEKEFNIDIPDEDAEKLRTVGDALGYLNSKIPA
- the fabF gene encoding beta-ketoacyl-ACP synthase II; the encoded protein is MKRRVVVTGMGAVTPVGNDVATMWRSLIEGRSGAAPITHFDASTFDVRFACEVKGFDALQYMDKKEAKRADQFSQYAVAASKQAMDDAGFGDGTGYDPFNTGVIIGSGIGGLKIFEEQHDVYRQRGPSKISPFFIPMFISDIAAGIVSMQWGAKGPNYATVSACATSAHAIGDAYRTIQYGDADVMITGGAEATVTPMAVGGFSNMKALSERNDSPETASRPFDATRDGFVMGEGGAVLILEELEHARKRGANIYSEIVGYGATGDAYHLTAPAPQGEGAQRAMKRALKDACLTPADVQYINAHGTSTPANDLNESLAIKAVFGEHAAGVSVSSTKSATGHMLGAAGAVELVISTLAIKHGLIPPTINYQTPDPECDLDYTPNKAVGRDITAVLSNSFGFGGHNTTLAVQRYTD
- the ispF gene encoding 2-C-methyl-D-erythritol 2,4-cyclodiphosphate synthase gives rise to the protein MIRTGIGYDSHRFAAGGRMLLGGVEVASDMHLAAHSDGDAVAHAVTDAILGAAAVGDIGSMFPDTDSANKGRDSMEMLAAAVGRLRAIGFAVSNVDVTVVTEKPKIAQYRERMRESLATTLGVDAAAVGLKGKTNEGMGWIGRGEGLACMAVATIVSIDDAGAD
- a CDS encoding DedA family protein yields the protein MNVEAVINWLSGLPIAALYLAIGVISAVENIFPPFPADAVVAFGSFLAARGKASPYTTFLVSWIGNLAGASLMYYVGRRYGSSAFMSRLERWAGKGAEQRLMALYGRFGLPALFISRFLPAVRAVVPPFAGAMRLPALPVALAVATASGIWFAFITFIAFRAGSNWDALHATIVRSGKIIGLSAVALVLIVAAIVYMRRNRTRT
- the xerD gene encoding site-specific tyrosine recombinase XerD, whose translation is MRALSVPDEISRPFQLERFQDYLSVEKGASPRTNEAYLRDVARFATFCVVKGAPSPAAASAKILREYVYQLKDLGLSPSSIRRNVSAVRSYFRFMVAEGELVRDPSERLEAPKRWRTLPEVLTVDEATKLLAAPSLDEPLVFRDRAMLELAYGAGLRVSEWISLSIKDVLMDEHLLRVFGKGSKERLVPIGRGAIGAVAIYLRELRPRLERGQGKGILFLNARGEPLSRMGAWKILRKYVQMAGITKPVSPHTLRHTFATHLLEGGADLRAVQEMLGHSDISTTQIYTHVDREYLRSVHRQFHPRA